The Aphis gossypii isolate Hap1 chromosome 3, ASM2018417v2, whole genome shotgun sequence genome includes a region encoding these proteins:
- the LOC114120047 gene encoding E3 ubiquitin-protein ligase RING1-like isoform X1 — MSRYRKKITKYNADPMGLTKTWELSLYELHRSPQEAITDNTEIAVSPRSLHSELMCPICLDMLKKTMTTKECLHRFCSDCIVTALRSGNKECPTCRKKLVSKRSLRPDPNFDLLISKIYPSRDEYEAHQTRVLEKLNKSHSQANLVQSINEGIKLQTQNRLQRTKKNQHEELNESSSSTTSKPSNSSSRDNVTRTMVQTKVAKKMKSVMISEKEGPTSTVDTSDITECDGTSKGVAVDEIELVFKPHPTEMASDNQLIRVLKENSVRYIKTTANATVDHLSKYLAMRLTLDLGPELPERALNFLIYVAPTADQFVPLSGNQSLRNVHDKYWKVNKPLEMFYSFN, encoded by the exons ATGTCACGATATcggaaaaaaatcacaaaatataatg CAGATCCAATGGGACTTACCAAAACTTGGGAGCTTTCATTATACGAATTGCATAGATCACCTCAAGAAGCTATAACTGACAATACTGAAATTGCTGTGTCTCCACGAAGTCTACATAGTGAATTAATGTGTCCAATATGTTTGGATATGTTGAAAAAAACTATGACTACTAAAGAGTGTCTTCAcag attctgtTCAGACTGTATTGTGACTGCTCTTCGTTCAGGTAATAAAGAATGTCCTACTTGTCGTAAAAAACTAGTATCTAAAAGGTCTCTACGCCCAGACCCAAATTTTGATCTTCTTATATCTAAGATATATCCAAGCCGTGATGAATATGAAGCACATCAAACTAGAGTATtagaaaagttaaataaaagtcACAGTCAGGCCAATTTAGTTCAATCAATAAATGaaggtattaaattacaaactcAAAATCGACTACAACGAACCAAAAAGAACCAACATGAAGAACTAAATGAAAGTAGCTCATCAACTACTTCAAAACCTTCAAATAGTTCAAGTCGAGACAATGTAACAAGAACAATGGTGCAAACAAAAGTGGCAAAGAAAATGAAATCTGTTATGATCTCAGAAAAAGAAGGACCCACTTCAACTGTTGACACCTCAGATATAACTGAATGTGATGGTACATCAAAAGGTGTGGCGGTAGATGAAATAGAACTAGTGTTTAAACCTCATCCTACAGAAATGGCCAGTGATAATCAATTGATTAGAGTTTTGAAAGAAAACTCTGTACGTTACATAAAAACAACAGCTAATGCAACTG ttgaTCATTTGAGTAAGTATTTAGCAATGCGATTGACATTAGATCTTGGTCCCGAACTTCCAGAACGAGCTCTCAATTTTTTGATCTATGTTGCACCCACTGCAGATCAATTTGTTCCTCTCAGTGGCAATCAATCACTTCGAAATGTACACGATAAGTATTGGAAGGTTAACAAGCCGTTGGAAATGTTTTactcttttaattaa
- the LOC114120016 gene encoding RCC1-like G exchanging factor-like protein isoform X2 — MSIRLSSKLFHLLKKTSCALCSKRCFGVKINPEDVDPFMAPYSESPKDQQRLYVWGMAEHGALGDLKIRSRERQIQFIYRPVRLRFSYSHKIKDLACGYGFTVYAVESNQYKLFGCGLNTDSQIGVYALGSNCYGQCGRKIIENEDYSKLRNMNNIKLDDGISKIICGQDHSLFITKTGKVYACGWGADGQTGLGHYNNESQPTIVEGDIKDEKIVKVVSSADCVLALNDQGDVFGWGNSEYGQLLLDSDKYQVNTPRKLLLNKAVGKIIDIGATGSSCIALNDEGVVFVWGFGILGKGPDMNRSREPTPIPPILFGRNQYNPETKVKSVYGGIFHMAAITSEGNLYTWGKNKWGQLGLGHVKDQYFPLQVSVGAAVKRVSCGVDHMVALCTPYQ, encoded by the exons atgtctattagattatcatcaaaattatttcatttattaaagaaGACAAGCTGTGCTTTATGTTCAAAACGATGTTTCGGTGTGAAAATAAACCCTGAAGATGTTGATCCTTTTA tggCACCATATAGTGAGTCACCAAAAGATCAACAGCGGTTATATGTATGGGGTATGGCTGAACATGGTGCCTTAGgtgatttaaaaatcagaTCCCGAGAACGTCAGATACAGTTCATATACAGACCCGTGAGATTGAGATTTTCATATTCTCATaaa ATCAAGGATTTAGCATGTGGGTATGGATTTACAGTTTATGCTGTTGAAAGTAatcaatataaactttttggCTGCGGTTTAAATACAGATTCACaaatag GTGTATATGCTTTAGGGAGTAATTGTTATGGACAATGTGgacgaaaaataatagaaaatgaaGACTACAGTAAGCTacgaaatatgaataatattaaattagatgatggtatttcaaaaataatttgtggcCAGGATCATAG tttatttataactaaaactgGTAAAGTATATGCATGTGGATGGGGTGCCGATGGTCAAACCGGATTaggacattataataatgaatcacAGCCTACTATTGTTGAAGGAGACATAAAAgatgaaaaaattgttaaagtaGTATCTTCAGCTGATTGTGTTTTAGCCTTAAATG atcaaGGAGATGTTTTTGGTTGGGGTAATTCAGAGTAtggtcaattattattagacagTGATAAATATCAAGTAAATACACCAAGAAAGTTACTTTTGAATAAAGCTGTGGGTAAAATCATTGATATTGGTGCAACTGGATCATCTTGTATAGCATTAAAtg ATGAAGGTGTGGTTTTTGTTTGGGGTTTTGGTATTTTGGGCAAAGGCCCTGATATGAATCGAAGCCGAGAACCAACTCCAATACCACCAATTTTGTTTGGTAGAAATCAATATAATCCTGAAACAAAAGTGAAATCTGTGTATGGTGGTATTTTTCACATGGCGGCGATTACATCTGAAGGAAATCTTTACACAtggggaaaaaataaatggggTCAATTAGGCCTTGGCCATGTAAAAGACCAATATTTTCCTTTAcaa GTTTCAGTTGGTGCTGCTGTTAAACGTGTGAGTTGTGGAGTTGATCATATGGTTGCATTATGTACACcataccaataa
- the LOC114120047 gene encoding E3 ubiquitin-protein ligase RING1-like isoform X2 produces MSRYRKKITKYNDPMGLTKTWELSLYELHRSPQEAITDNTEIAVSPRSLHSELMCPICLDMLKKTMTTKECLHRFCSDCIVTALRSGNKECPTCRKKLVSKRSLRPDPNFDLLISKIYPSRDEYEAHQTRVLEKLNKSHSQANLVQSINEGIKLQTQNRLQRTKKNQHEELNESSSSTTSKPSNSSSRDNVTRTMVQTKVAKKMKSVMISEKEGPTSTVDTSDITECDGTSKGVAVDEIELVFKPHPTEMASDNQLIRVLKENSVRYIKTTANATVDHLSKYLAMRLTLDLGPELPERALNFLIYVAPTADQFVPLSGNQSLRNVHDKYWKVNKPLEMFYSFN; encoded by the exons ATGTCACGATATcggaaaaaaatcacaaaatataatg ATCCAATGGGACTTACCAAAACTTGGGAGCTTTCATTATACGAATTGCATAGATCACCTCAAGAAGCTATAACTGACAATACTGAAATTGCTGTGTCTCCACGAAGTCTACATAGTGAATTAATGTGTCCAATATGTTTGGATATGTTGAAAAAAACTATGACTACTAAAGAGTGTCTTCAcag attctgtTCAGACTGTATTGTGACTGCTCTTCGTTCAGGTAATAAAGAATGTCCTACTTGTCGTAAAAAACTAGTATCTAAAAGGTCTCTACGCCCAGACCCAAATTTTGATCTTCTTATATCTAAGATATATCCAAGCCGTGATGAATATGAAGCACATCAAACTAGAGTATtagaaaagttaaataaaagtcACAGTCAGGCCAATTTAGTTCAATCAATAAATGaaggtattaaattacaaactcAAAATCGACTACAACGAACCAAAAAGAACCAACATGAAGAACTAAATGAAAGTAGCTCATCAACTACTTCAAAACCTTCAAATAGTTCAAGTCGAGACAATGTAACAAGAACAATGGTGCAAACAAAAGTGGCAAAGAAAATGAAATCTGTTATGATCTCAGAAAAAGAAGGACCCACTTCAACTGTTGACACCTCAGATATAACTGAATGTGATGGTACATCAAAAGGTGTGGCGGTAGATGAAATAGAACTAGTGTTTAAACCTCATCCTACAGAAATGGCCAGTGATAATCAATTGATTAGAGTTTTGAAAGAAAACTCTGTACGTTACATAAAAACAACAGCTAATGCAACTG ttgaTCATTTGAGTAAGTATTTAGCAATGCGATTGACATTAGATCTTGGTCCCGAACTTCCAGAACGAGCTCTCAATTTTTTGATCTATGTTGCACCCACTGCAGATCAATTTGTTCCTCTCAGTGGCAATCAATCACTTCGAAATGTACACGATAAGTATTGGAAGGTTAACAAGCCGTTGGAAATGTTTTactcttttaattaa
- the LOC114120019 gene encoding oligosaccharyltransferase complex subunit ostc-A: MESLYGLPFKVLEVPNLRLKRPSWLKKPSAMFMYVIVTISYFLVTGGIIYDVIIEPPSVGSTTDEKGHSKPVAFMPYRVNGQYIMEGLASSFLFNIGGLGFVILDLTNNKSTPKLNRTLLTGVGFACIIVSYFTCWTFMRMKLPGYLKS, translated from the exons ATGGAATCATTATACGGTTTACCTTTCAAAGTTCTCGAAGTCCCAAATTTACGTTTGAAACGACCGTCATGGTTAAAGAAACCATCTGCCATGTTCATGTATGTGATTGtaacaatttcatattttttggtgACTGGAG GCATCATATATGATGTCATCATAGAACCACCTAGTGTAGGCTCAACTACAGATGAAAAAGGACATTCAAAacca gtGGCATTTATGCCTTACAGAGTTAATGGACAATACATCATGGAAGGTTTAGCATCAagttttttattcaacatCGGTGGTTTAGGATTCGTTATATtggatttaacaaataataaatcaactcCAAAATTGAACCGTACTCTTCTGACTGGTGTTGGATTTGCGTGcattattgtatcatattttacatgttGGACATTTATGAGGATGAAACTTcc GGGATACTTGAAGTCATAA
- the LOC114120016 gene encoding RCC1-like G exchanging factor-like protein isoform X1, translating to MSIRLSSKLFHLLKKTSCALCSKRCFGVKINPEDVDPFMAPYSESPKDQQRLYVWGMAEHGALGDLKIRSRERQIQFIYRPVRLRFSYSHKIKDLACGYGFTVYAVESNQYKLFGCGLNTDSQIGYHDPRKGHPLGLILAPVPIQLPLKEPNTKIKAVAAGRAHTLVLTNTEGVYALGSNCYGQCGRKIIENEDYSKLRNMNNIKLDDGISKIICGQDHSLFITKTGKVYACGWGADGQTGLGHYNNESQPTIVEGDIKDEKIVKVVSSADCVLALNDQGDVFGWGNSEYGQLLLDSDKYQVNTPRKLLLNKAVGKIIDIGATGSSCIALNDEGVVFVWGFGILGKGPDMNRSREPTPIPPILFGRNQYNPETKVKSVYGGIFHMAAITSEGNLYTWGKNKWGQLGLGHVKDQYFPLQVSVGAAVKRVSCGVDHMVALCTPYQ from the exons atgtctattagattatcatcaaaattatttcatttattaaagaaGACAAGCTGTGCTTTATGTTCAAAACGATGTTTCGGTGTGAAAATAAACCCTGAAGATGTTGATCCTTTTA tggCACCATATAGTGAGTCACCAAAAGATCAACAGCGGTTATATGTATGGGGTATGGCTGAACATGGTGCCTTAGgtgatttaaaaatcagaTCCCGAGAACGTCAGATACAGTTCATATACAGACCCGTGAGATTGAGATTTTCATATTCTCATaaa ATCAAGGATTTAGCATGTGGGTATGGATTTACAGTTTATGCTGTTGAAAGTAatcaatataaactttttggCTGCGGTTTAAATACAGATTCACaaatag GGTATCATGATCCACGAAAAGGTCATCCATTAGGATTGATATTAGCCCCTGTACCAATTCAACTTCCTTTGAAGGAACCAAACACTAAAATTAAAGCAGTGGCTGCTGGCCGTGCACATACACTTGTATTAACAAACACAGAAGGTGTATATGCTTTAGGGAGTAATTGTTATGGACAATGTGgacgaaaaataatagaaaatgaaGACTACAGTAAGCTacgaaatatgaataatattaaattagatgatggtatttcaaaaataatttgtggcCAGGATCATAG tttatttataactaaaactgGTAAAGTATATGCATGTGGATGGGGTGCCGATGGTCAAACCGGATTaggacattataataatgaatcacAGCCTACTATTGTTGAAGGAGACATAAAAgatgaaaaaattgttaaagtaGTATCTTCAGCTGATTGTGTTTTAGCCTTAAATG atcaaGGAGATGTTTTTGGTTGGGGTAATTCAGAGTAtggtcaattattattagacagTGATAAATATCAAGTAAATACACCAAGAAAGTTACTTTTGAATAAAGCTGTGGGTAAAATCATTGATATTGGTGCAACTGGATCATCTTGTATAGCATTAAAtg ATGAAGGTGTGGTTTTTGTTTGGGGTTTTGGTATTTTGGGCAAAGGCCCTGATATGAATCGAAGCCGAGAACCAACTCCAATACCACCAATTTTGTTTGGTAGAAATCAATATAATCCTGAAACAAAAGTGAAATCTGTGTATGGTGGTATTTTTCACATGGCGGCGATTACATCTGAAGGAAATCTTTACACAtggggaaaaaataaatggggTCAATTAGGCCTTGGCCATGTAAAAGACCAATATTTTCCTTTAcaa GTTTCAGTTGGTGCTGCTGTTAAACGTGTGAGTTGTGGAGTTGATCATATGGTTGCATTATGTACACcataccaataa
- the LOC114120020 gene encoding zinc finger SWIM domain-containing protein 7-like, translated as MTSRLLPAIVQEVLDNLRKDYEQRSCIEELLLSLNSVFGSTLTEHALELIDDGSVFLILSHQRSIFQIVGSRGDIYTIMETANFCTCNFFKHQVLKDKALCCKHFLAAKVALILGSFKTKNETPEGITSIMISAYGNQES; from the coding sequence atgacTAGTAGGTTATTACCAGCAATAGTCCAAGAAGTATTGgataatttaagaaaagaTTATGAACAACGATCTTGTAttgaagaattattattaagcttgAACTCAGTTTTTGGTTCAACACTGACGGAACATGCTCTTGAACTGATTGATGATGgtagtgtatttttaattttaagtcatcAGCGAAgtatatttcaaatagttGGCTCAAGAGgtgatatttatacaataatggaAACAGCTAATTTTTGCacttgtaattttttcaaacatcaaGTGTTGAAAGATAAAGCATTATGttgcaaacattttttagcTGCTAAAGTAGCATTAATTTTGGGAAGTTTCAAAACCAAAAATGAGACACCTGAAGGTATAACTTCAATTATGATTTCTGCATATGGTAATCAAGAATCTTAA
- the LOC114120016 gene encoding RCC1-like G exchanging factor-like protein isoform X3, with protein sequence MSIRLSSKLFHLLKKTSCALCSKRCFGVKINPEDVDPFMAPYSESPKDQQRLYVWGMAEHGALGDLKIRSRERQIQFIYRPVRLRFSYSHKIKDLACGYGFTVYAVESNQYKLFGCGLNTDSQIGSNCYGQCGRKIIENEDYSKLRNMNNIKLDDGISKIICGQDHSLFITKTGKVYACGWGADGQTGLGHYNNESQPTIVEGDIKDEKIVKVVSSADCVLALNDQGDVFGWGNSEYGQLLLDSDKYQVNTPRKLLLNKAVGKIIDIGATGSSCIALNDEGVVFVWGFGILGKGPDMNRSREPTPIPPILFGRNQYNPETKVKSVYGGIFHMAAITSEGNLYTWGKNKWGQLGLGHVKDQYFPLQVSVGAAVKRVSCGVDHMVALCTPYQ encoded by the exons atgtctattagattatcatcaaaattatttcatttattaaagaaGACAAGCTGTGCTTTATGTTCAAAACGATGTTTCGGTGTGAAAATAAACCCTGAAGATGTTGATCCTTTTA tggCACCATATAGTGAGTCACCAAAAGATCAACAGCGGTTATATGTATGGGGTATGGCTGAACATGGTGCCTTAGgtgatttaaaaatcagaTCCCGAGAACGTCAGATACAGTTCATATACAGACCCGTGAGATTGAGATTTTCATATTCTCATaaa ATCAAGGATTTAGCATGTGGGTATGGATTTACAGTTTATGCTGTTGAAAGTAatcaatataaactttttggCTGCGGTTTAAATACAGATTCACaaatag GGAGTAATTGTTATGGACAATGTGgacgaaaaataatagaaaatgaaGACTACAGTAAGCTacgaaatatgaataatattaaattagatgatggtatttcaaaaataatttgtggcCAGGATCATAG tttatttataactaaaactgGTAAAGTATATGCATGTGGATGGGGTGCCGATGGTCAAACCGGATTaggacattataataatgaatcacAGCCTACTATTGTTGAAGGAGACATAAAAgatgaaaaaattgttaaagtaGTATCTTCAGCTGATTGTGTTTTAGCCTTAAATG atcaaGGAGATGTTTTTGGTTGGGGTAATTCAGAGTAtggtcaattattattagacagTGATAAATATCAAGTAAATACACCAAGAAAGTTACTTTTGAATAAAGCTGTGGGTAAAATCATTGATATTGGTGCAACTGGATCATCTTGTATAGCATTAAAtg ATGAAGGTGTGGTTTTTGTTTGGGGTTTTGGTATTTTGGGCAAAGGCCCTGATATGAATCGAAGCCGAGAACCAACTCCAATACCACCAATTTTGTTTGGTAGAAATCAATATAATCCTGAAACAAAAGTGAAATCTGTGTATGGTGGTATTTTTCACATGGCGGCGATTACATCTGAAGGAAATCTTTACACAtggggaaaaaataaatggggTCAATTAGGCCTTGGCCATGTAAAAGACCAATATTTTCCTTTAcaa GTTTCAGTTGGTGCTGCTGTTAAACGTGTGAGTTGTGGAGTTGATCATATGGTTGCATTATGTACACcataccaataa
- the LOC114120017 gene encoding PI-PLC X domain-containing protein 3: MKLNLEYWVSELPKSLTCIPITELAIPGSHDSFSYTITPHSKLGPDASRLVKYLNRLLGPAMRRFVYKWSITQTCNIQTQLHLGIRYFDLRMATKPNDNNFYTVHALYGDPVMKELVNIKEFLVTHTKEILVLDFQHFYNFSEADHNQLSSVLKLLFHNMICPYYYPIEKLNLDTMRANNWQVIIIYRHSQDDIFWPSSYWPTPWPQTTSYKKLIEFLECGLKKRKKNAGYVTQCLFTPDVKFIMRNFYLNLQICCRPLNIEIPKWINNQKSGYEHGVNVIIADFINSNGFNFCDIVVHLNYKCLKTL, from the exons atgAAGTTAAATCTAGAGTATTGGGTATCAGAACTACCCAAATCACTTACTTGTATTCCTATTACAGAATTAGCAATTCCAG GATCTCATGATTCATTTTCGTATACCATCACACCGCATAGCAAATTAGGGCCAGATGCATCAagacttgtaaaatatttaaaccgcTTATTAGGACCTGCTATGCGACGATTCGTTTACAAATGGTCTATTACTCAGACATGTAATATTCAAACTCAACTACATCTTGGAATAAg GTATTTTGATTTAAGAATGGCCACTAAACcaaatgataacaatttttacacTGTCCATGCACTTTATGGTGATCCAGTTATGAAGGAATTGGTGAATATTAAGGAGTTTTTGGTGACACATACTAAAGAAATTCTTGTATTggattttcaacatttttataatttctcagAAGCTGATCATAATCAATTATCCtcagttttgaaattattatttcataatatgatttgtCCTTATTATTATCCGATTGAAAAGCTTAACTTGGATACAATGAGAGCAAATAATTGGCAG gtgataattatttatagacattctCAAGATGACATATTTTGGCCATCCTCATATTGGCCAACGCCATGGCCACAAACCacatcttataaaaaattaatcgaaTTTTTAGAATGTGGtctcaaaaaaagaaaaaaaaatgcaggATATGTAACTCAGTGTCTATTTACTCCAGATGTAAAGTTTATAATGagaaatttttatctaaatcttCAAATTTGTTGTCGtccattaaatattgaaataccaaaatggataaataatcaaaaatccgGTTATGAGCATGgtgtaaatgttataattgctGACTTCATTAACAGCAatggatttaatttttgtgatatTGTTGTTCATctgaattataaatgtttgaaaactttataa
- the LOC114120024 gene encoding uncharacterized protein LOC114120024, protein MSYSDFSIDSLECSKFINSNDNIKYARQNTTSGNNEWQLIESIDLMSVPLYSGPVSLQELKRIEVNGDKILELETKEFSSMNKKKYLSSTTNKSSINLKNFKHSKKQEKNYNPSVFMNIDKIEQMKQISPNNIVKPKRNINNINLLKKK, encoded by the exons ATGAGTTACAGCGATTTTTCTATTGATTCTTTAGAATgctcaaaatttataaattctaatgataatattaagtatgccAGACAAAATACAACATCAGGTAATAATGAGTGGCAATTGATTGAATCGATTGACTTAATGTCTGTTCCTTTGTATTCTGGACCTGTTTCCTTACAAGAACTTAAAAGAATAGAAGTTAAtggtgataaaatattagaactaGAAACTAAAGAATTTTCAAGtatgaataagaaaaaatatttatcaagtaCTACAAATAAATCTAGcataaat ctaaagaattttaaacattctaaaaagcaagaaaaaaattacaatccaAG TGTATTTATGAACATTGATAAGATTGAACAGATGAAACAAATATCACCAAATAACATAGTAAAACCCAAAAGGaacattaacaatattaatttgttaaaaaagaaataa
- the LOC114120011 gene encoding transmembrane protein 186, giving the protein MLLLPRCINTIVLNNIKRSFMTKSCGLMHSNVNQVTIKDAKDDKFIPIYTTPLMKLFIGLNKVKIYQIVGLSCWIPMCFSFNMLGYLNFDEVICASLVGLGLTAGLHIASWLISNNLVVFVYISEDDQRCRMSYISYWGNRKELYCNIEDITPIECSKFNLLNHKIEFENSPMKLKIITRNSTILNNAKFRKIFGSNII; this is encoded by the exons ATGTTGTTGTTACCAagatgtataaatacaattgtattaaacaatataaagcGAAGTTTCATGACGAAATCTTGTGGTTTAATGCATTCTAATGTTAATCAAGTTACTATTAAAGATGCTAaagatgataaatttattcctATTTATAC AACACCACTTATGAAACTTTTCATCggtttaaataaagtaaaaatatatcaaatagtaGGATTATCATGTTGGATTCCTAtgtgttttagttttaatatgcTTGGCTATCTAAATTTTGACGAAGTAATTTGTGCGTCATTAGTAG GTTTAGGTTTAACAGCTGGCTTACATATTGCCTCTTggttaatatcaaataatcttgttgtttttgtatacataagtGAAGATGACCAAAGATGTCGGATGTCTTATATATCTTACTGGGGAAATCGAAAAGAATTATATTGCAACATTGAAGATATAACACCTATTGAAtgttctaaatttaatttattaaatcacaaaattgaatttgaaaacagTCCaatgaaacttaaaattattacacgcAACTcaaccattttaaataatgcaaaatttagaaaaatatttggtagtaatattatttga